A genomic region of Fusarium oxysporum Fo47 chromosome VI, complete sequence contains the following coding sequences:
- a CDS encoding tRNA-specific adenosine deaminase codes for MTSQADLVAQAVLQQFYKLPSKRKPAVRDNGVHEWVPLSGIVAEKDGILTCLALATGMKCLPASKISQSNGVGIHDWHAEVLAMRTFNRFLLDECENILEKDDESSIIQRKMSTSNLNGTPLQLFEIKDGVKLHMYCSEAPCGDASMELTMASQEDDSAWETPTPADAKPGGDAQISLLGRACFSRTGIVRRKPARGDAPPTLSKSCSDKLALKQCASLLSAITSIFIDPTNAYISSIILPRSQYSDLACRRAFSAEGRMNLMAGKKWLGGYSFREFSVATTGLEFEFSKRSVQTRADKISASNLAATWSRSGFEENIIGGVIQGRKAFKTDGASQVSKRCMWEAANDLASRIGGASSSTAICPGGETYRHLKQGQLMAHRRQVKDEAREMALSGWIRNDGGSDFQLEKRSNH; via the exons ATGACGTCCCAGGCGGATCTGGTGGCACAAGCAGTACTGCAACAATTCTACAAATTACCTTCGAAGCGAAAACCTGCTGTTCGTGACAATGGCGTTCATGAATGGGTTCCGCTGAGTGGCATCGTTGCTGAGAAAGATGGCATTCTAACATGTCTAGCCCTGGC AACTGGCATGAAATGCCTACCGGCGTCAAAAATATCACAATCCAATGGCGTGGGCATCCATGACTGGCATGCGGAGGTCCTGGCTATGCGAACTTTTAACCGTTTCTTGCTTGATGAATGCGAGAATATCCTCGAGAAAGATGACGAGTCGAGTATCATTCAGAGGAAGATGAGCACTTCAAATCTTAATGGCACTCCTTTGCAGTTATTCGAAATCAAAGATGGCGTCAAGCTGCACATGTATTGCTCAGAAGCACCAT GCGGTGATGCTAGTATGGAGCTCACAATGGCTTCCCAGGAAGATGATTCAGCATGGGAAACCCCAACTCCTGCAGATGCAAAGCCTGGAGGTGATGCACAAATCTCTTTACTAGGAAGGGCTTGCTTCTCTAGGACTGGAATTGTTCGACGAAAGCCTGCTCGAGGAGATGCGCCTCCAACATTATCCAAGTCTTGCTCTGACAAACTTGCGTTGAAACAATGCGCTTCACTTCTCTCAGCCATCACATCAATATTCATCGATCCTACCAACGCATACATTAGTAGCATCATCTTGCCAAGATCCCAATACTCTGATCTTGCATGTCGACGTGCCTTTTCAGCAGAAGGCAGGATGAACCTCATGGCTGGTAAAAAGTGGCTGGGAGGCTATTCATTCAGGGAGTTCTCAGTTGCGACGACGGGCCTGGAATTCGAGTTTTCGAAACGGTCTGTACAGACGAGAGCTGACAAGATTTCGGCGAGCAACCTAGCAGCAACATGGTCACGATCAGGTTTCGAAGAGAACATCATTGGGGGAGTTATTCAAGGTCGGAAGGCTTTCAAGACAGACGGAGCAAGTCAAGTTTCCAAGCGTTGTATGTGGGAGGCAGCAAACGATCTTGCTAGTAGAATAGGTGGCGCTTCCTCTTCCACAGCAATTTGTCCTGGTGGTGAGACGTATCGCCACTTGAAACAAGGACAGTTGATGGCTCACCGACGGCAAGTTAAGGACGAGGCCCGTGAGATGGCACTGTCAGGGTGGATCAGAAATGACGGAGGGTCAGATTTCCAACTAGAAAAACGTAGCAATCATTGA
- a CDS encoding ribosomal protein L24e-domain-containing protein, with protein MRTYEDTFSGARIYPGKGKLYVRGDSKIFRFQNGKSESLFLQRKNPRRIAWTVLYRRQHRKGISEEVAKKRTRRTVKSQRGIVGASLDVIKEKRNIRPEARSAARAQAIKESKEKKQADAAAKKSEKAKLAAQASKGQAVRQVSKQGAKGSAPKVQAKTR; from the exons ATGCGAACCTACGAGGACACCTTCTCCGGCGCGAGAATCTACCCTGGCAAG GGTAAGCTCTACGTCCGTGGCGACAGCAAGATCTTCCGATTCCAGAACGGCAAGTCGGAGTCTCTCTTCCTGCAAAGGAAGAACCCCCGCCGTATCGCATGGACCGTCCTCTACCGCCGACAGCACCGCAAGGGTATCTCTGAG GAGGTTGCTAAGAAGCGAACCCGCCGCACCGTGAAGTCCCAGCGAGGCATCGTTGGTGCTTCTCTCGACgtgatcaaggagaagcgcAACATCCGACCCGAGGCCCGTTCCGCTGCCCGAGCCCAGGCCATCAAGGAGagcaaggagaagaagcaggccgacgctgctgccaagaagtCCGAGAAGGCTAAGCTCGCTGCCCAGGCCTCCAAGGGCCAGGCTGTCCGACAAGTCAGCAAGCAGGGTGCCAAGGGCTCTGCCCCCAAGGTTCAGGCCAAGACCCGTTAA